TCTGCGCTGGAGGAGCGCGTCGGCGTCCCGGTAGACGCCGGGTTCCTCGAACTCGCCGAACCCTCGATACCCGACGCAATCGAGGGGCTGGCACCCGCAGTCGAGGAGATTTCGGTCGTCCAACTCTCGCTGTTCGCCGCGAGTCACGTCAAGAACGACGTGCCGCTGGCGGTGAATCGGGCGCGGCGCGACCACCCCGAAGTCGCGTTCAACGTCGGGTCCCACCTCGGCGTCCACCCCGCGATTATCGACCTGCTGGACGACCGGGCGTCAGCGGTGGAGGCCGAACTGGGCGTGGACCGCACCGAGGACGACGTGGCGGTCGCACTCTGCGCTCGGGGGTCAAGCGACCCCGACGCCAACGCCGACGTTCACAAACTGGCGCGCTTGCTCTACGAGGGCAGAGAGTTTTCGTCGGTCGAAGCGACCTTCGTCGGGGTGACGGAGCCGACGCTCGACGACACGCTCCACGGAATCGCCAAACAGCGACCCGACGCCGTGGTGGCCCTGCCGTACATGCTCGGCGACGGCGTGCTGACCCAGCGCGTCCGGGACTGGACCGCCGAGTTCGCCGACGAGTACCCCTACGTCGATGCCGGGGCGGGCGACCCGCTCGGGACCGACTCGCGCCTGCTGGACGTGCTGGCCGACCGGTGGCAGGAAGCCCGGACCGGGAGCGTCGAGATGTCGTGTGACACCTGCAAGTACAAGGTCGAACTCGACGGCTACGAGGAGGACCGTGGCGGCGCTCGGGCCATGCTCCGGGCGCTGACCCATCAGGAGACCCATGCCGACCGCGAGGACGTGGACGACGACCCCCACGTCCACGACGCGCCCGAGAAACACGTCGCGGTCTGCACCAACCAGACCTGCGCCGCCGAGGGGTCTTCAGCCGTGCTGGAGCGTCTCCGGCAGGAGGTCAGGGACTCCGACGAGGCCGACGCTCGCATCACCCGGTCGTCGTGTCTCGGGCAGTGCGGCGAGGGACCGATGGTGGCCGTCTACCCCGACGGCGTGTGGTACGGCGGCGTCGGCGACGACGACGCCGAGCGAATCGTCTCGTCCCATCTCGACAGGGACCGCATCGTGAGCGACATCGTAGACCAAACACTCTGAATTATGAGCTGTTACGAAATCGAAGCACTGCGACTCGGACTGATGAACGTACTGGGAACCGAAGACGAGAGCGCGCGCCAACACGCCGAGAAAGAACTGGAAGGCCACCTCGACGGCCCGGTCGGCGCGCTGGCCGACGCCGAGACCTTCTCGGAAATCGAGCGCCACCTCGACGCCGCGCTGGTGGACTTGGAGGAGGACATCGCTCGGACCAGCGACGACGCCCCCGAATACGACTACCTCAGGGGTCGCCTCGTCGCGGTCCGGGACGCCGAGCGGGCAGTCCAGCGAGTGACCGCGCAGGGCGAGAGCGTGCTTGACGGCCTCGGCGAGGCCCACGACGTACTTCACGAAGCCTTCCCTGTCGAGGACGAATGAGTCGCGGACGAACCGGCGTCTCGGTCGAACTCGGCGACTGTTCGCCGCGGGGCAGTCGCCAGCAGTGGCGGCGGTCGAGCGTGACGGAGTTCGGCGTCGAGGGGTCAGAGAGCGCAGGTTTCGCGGTCGGTACCGCCGACGGGACTGTCCTCGCACTGGACGCCGAGGGGTCGGAACGCTGGCGAACGCCGGGCGACGAGATGGCAGTCGCGCTCGCCGAGTTCGACACCTCGCTCGCGGTCGGCACGCGGGGCGACCGGGGCCGAGTCCGACTGCTCGACTCGTCGGGAGACGAGCAGTGGGCCTACGACACCGCCAGCGACCTCGGCGGTTCCGCGAAAGACACCCTGTTTTGGTACCCCTTCGTCGTGGACGTGGTGGCAGGGAGACCGGACGAAACCGGCGACAGCGGCCTCTACGCCGCGGCCCGGCGGTACGAGCGCGACGGCGACCAACGAGTCTGGCGGAGCGCGGTGTACGCCTTCGGCCCTGACGGCGAGGTTCGTTGGCGATACGAGACCGACGCCTCGCCCATCTCGCTCTCGCTCGACGGAAGTCGCCTCGCGGTCGCTTACAACCGGTGCGGCGGCGACCACGACTGCGGACTGATGGTGCTGGACGCCGACTCGGGCACCCCGGTCGCGGACTGGGACCCCGGCACCGCTGGCGAGCGCCGGGTCGGCGACGTGTCGCTCTCGGGGGGCGACCTCGCGGCGGCGAGTCACGGCGACTACCGGGGATATCTCCTCGACGCCGACAGCGGCGCAGAGCAGTGGGCCACCGAGTTGGGCGTCGAGCGCGCTCTCGGCGACGAGACGCTGTACGCCTACCCGAACCACGCGCTCCTCGCAGGCGACGCTGTGGTGTTCGTGACCGGGAACTCCTTCCCCGAGGAGGGCCGCGAGGCCGAGGGTCGCCACCCGAACGAACACACCATCGCGGCGTTCTCGCGGGAGGACGGCGAGCGCCTGTGGTCGTCCTCGGTCGGCGGGTTCGCCGGCGAAGTGGTCTCCTCGGGAGAGCGTATCGCGGTCCCCTGCGCACAGCACTTCCGGGACCGGGATGCCGAAGCGCACGGCCTTCGGGTGTTCGACGCTCGGGAGGGGTTGGTTCGGGAGATTAGGGCCGAGGGTATCGTGACCGCGGCGGCGCTGTGTGACGGTCGAGTGGCGTTCGTGGAGGAACCGGTGGAGTATCACGACGAGGACGAGGTTCGAGGGACGTATCGGGTTCGCGTGGAGCAGATTTGAGCCGTCAACAGAGCTATTTTGATTTTCAGTCACTCGAAGTGTGTCGAAGCATGTACTCGCCATCGTTGCAAACCGCCAAGGATGCGCTCGGAAGCGGAAGTCTAGTTCCTCGGCGGACTGAAAAGGCGAGGGCGGTTCGCGTGCAGTTCAGTCGTCTCAGCGGGCCACTATTCGAGGGGTGAGTGAAGCGAGGCCCGAGAATATCCCGCTGAGAGACCGCGAACGGCGCGAGGGCTTTCGAGGCCTTCGCCGCTGTTTCCGTAACTTATCGGAACAGAACTGATTTTTCCGACGCCGAATCTTTAGGCTCATCCGCCACCAACCTCCGAACATACCCACACAGAATTACCCGCGAAAGGTCGGCAACCATCGCGTCAACGACCGGTGGGAGTGCGAGGACTACGGCCCAAACGACGACTGTCTCTCGCAGTTCCGGGAAACCGAATGCGAGTGACTACACCCACCCAAAGAAATTCAAAATAATTCTAAAAGAAATAATTACATTCTCCTGCCGACCCTACACCCCGACGACCATCGAGGCCGCGAACCAGACCACCACGACCGCGGCACCGATTTCGAAGGCGGCGTAGGCGCGAGTACCCCGGCCTCGGGCGAACGTCACCAGCGACCCGACGCCGCCGCCGACCGCGGCGAGCGTCACCGTGAGCGCGGCGGTGTAGGCGGTGACGGCACCGACTGCACCCTCCGCGCCGGCGGTCGGGACCACCGCCGAGACGAACGCGAGCATGCTCACCGGCGGCGAGGCCGCGAACAGCGACCCGACGACGCCCGTCCGGAGGTAGTCGGTGCGGGTCTCGTGGGGGTGCGTGTGGAGGTACGTCTGGGCCGTTGCCAAGACTCGACCGGCGAGGCCAGCGTCCTCACCGCCTGACGCGGCCTCGGGGCCGACCGGCAGTCCGCGCAAGCGCCGGACGCCGGTCGTGCCGAGGAGGACGGCGACGACGCCCAGAACCAGTCCAGCGAGGGTCGAACCCGCCTCGCCGATGGCCTCGGGCGCGGCGCTGGCGCTGGCCCCGAGCGCAGAGAGGACCGCGACCCACGCCACGACGACCAGCGCGTGGCCGACCGCGAAACTCGCGCCGACGAAGGCGGCGTGCGCTCTGCTGTCGGTCTCGCTGGTGAGCGCCGAGATGCCCGCGGCGTGGTCCGGTTCGAAGCCGTGGGTCACGCCGAGGACCAGCGCCGCGCCGAGGACCCCGAGGTCCGCCAGTGGAATCATCGGGCGTCACCTCCCGCGGTGGGGGCGACGGAATCGCGCTCCCCGGCGCGTTCGACCGCTCGGGCGACTCGCTCGGCCGACAGCGACGAGAGGGGCACGCGCTCGCCGTCGGTCTCGTCGGCCACGACGCCCGCGAGACCCGCCGAATCGCCATCGTCTGCATCCACGACGACGACGTGCGAATCCTGCTCGGCGAGACCGCGGGCCGCCGCGCGGGTCTCCTCGGTCGGACTCCCGTCGGCGACGTTAGCCCGCCCGTCGGTGACGACCACGACGACGCTGGCGGCAGAATCGGCGCGTTCGACCACCTCGCCGGCGGTCCGAAGTCCGGCGGGGAGCGGCGTCCGGTCGCCGACCGGCAGGTCCTTGAGGTGGCGCGCCGCGAGGTCGGTGCTGTCGGTCGGCGGGAGGAGGACCTCGGCGTCTTCGCCGGCGAACGCGACGAACGCCACTTCGTCGCGGCGCTCGTAGGCGTCTTTCAGCAGTTCCAGCACGACGGCCTTGGCGGTCCGCATCGCCGAGCGCATCGAGACGCTGGCGTCCACCGCGAACACGACGAGCGACGATTCTTCGCGCTCCCGGACCGCGGTCCGGAGGTCCTGCTCGGCCACCGCGTCCGCACCGCGACTCGCCGCCGCCCGGACCGACGCCGCGGCGTCCACTGACTCGCCTGACTCGGCGCGCTCGGTCCGGACGCGAGCGCCGCGACCCGACGGACTCGGCGTCGCTGTCGCCCGCGTTCCGCCGTCGGGTCCCGACTCCGCCGAGGACCCGATTCCGGCGTCGTCGGCTTCCATCCCCTCGATTTCGGGGCGCTCGGCATCGCCGACGCCGGGCCGGGACTGGCCGGGAACCAGCGGCGCGGCGGTCGCAGAATCGTCGGAATCGGCGTCGTCGGCATCCGAATCGGCGTCGCCAGCGCCGGATTCGACCTCGGCGGGCGACTGGCCCCCGGAGCGACCGCCTCGCCGGGAGTCGTCGCCCGGAGAAGGAGAATCGTCATCCGAACCGGGAGAGTCGCCGTCCGAACCGGAAGAATCACCCTCGGATTCGCGCTCCGGCGAATCGTCGGCGTCCGAACCCTCGCCCTCGGACTCCTCGCGGTCGCTTTCCTCGCCGTCGAAGTGGTCGTCCAGCACCTCGTCGGGGGCCGGCGCGTCCTCGAAGGGCCGACTCTTGAGGCGGTGGGGAAGCGCGAGTTCGGCGGCCTCCCGAACGTCTGACTCCAGCACTTTCCCCCGGCCGTCGAGCGCCGCGAAGGTCCGGCCAGCGCGGGCGACGGCGATGTCGGCGCGGTGGCCTTCGACCCCCGCGTCCCGGCAGAGTTCGGCGATGTCGGCCTTGAACTCGTCGGGGAGGACCACCTCGCCGAGGCCCTCGCGGGCACCCACGAGTCGGTCCCGGACCGCTCCGGTCTCGTCGGCGAACTCCTCGCGGAGGTCCCCGCCGTCTTCGAGCGCCCGGTCGAGGACGGTCACGCGGTCCTCGATTTCGTCGCACCCGGTGACGCTGGCCTGAAGCGCGAACCGGTCCCGGAGTTGGGGCCGGAGGTCGCCCTCCTCGGGGTTCATCGTCCCGACGAGGGTGAACTCCGCGGGGTGGGTGACGCTCACGCCGTCGCGCTCGACCCGGTTGACCCCGCTGGCGGCCGCGTCGAGGAGAACGTCCACGAGGTGGTCGTCGAGCAGGTTCACCTCGTCCACGTAGAGAATGCCGCGATTGACGCGGGCCAGCAGGCCGGGGTCGAACTCGGCGGTGCCGTCGAGGGCGTCCTCGACCGAGAGGGTGCCGACGACTCGCTCGCGGGTCGCCCCGAGCGGGAGCGTGACGAGCGGAACCGGCCGGGTCTCGACCGGTGGGTCGTTTCGGGACCGGCACTCCTCGCACTGCGATTGCGGGTCGTCGGGCGGACACCCGTAGGGGCAGTCCGCAATCACTCGCTGGTCGGGCAAGAGGTCGGCCAGTGCCCGGACCGCGCTCGATTTGGCAGTCCCCTTCTCGCCGCGGACCAGCAGGCCGTCGAGACTGTCGTTTACGGCGACCGCGAGGAGCGCCCGTTTCAGGCGCTCCTGCCCGACGACCGCCGGGAAGGGGAGGGTCGAAGCTTTTTTTGCGCCACGTAATTCAACCATACTTGTACTACAACAATGGAGGTTTAACAACGTTATGCCAACGATTGCACTCTACACCGCCACCGAAAACGAGTTAGGGAGTATACAGCGGGCCGCCGAGAGACTGACCGACATCGACCTCGTGGTCCGGTCCGAGAGCGACTTAGACGACGGAACCGACGTGGACGCCTTCGTGGACGAAATCGAGGAGACCGACGCGACTGCGGCGGTCCTCTGGCTTCACGGCGCGGAGGACAGCATGCCGGGCTACGACCACGCAGTCTCCCGGCTCCGAGACGCTGGCGTCCCCCTCGTCGTCAAATCGACCGGTGACGCCTTCGCCTTCGAGGACACC
This genomic window from Halorussus lipolyticus contains:
- a CDS encoding CbiX/SirB N-terminal domain-containing protein — its product is MSGTVETDTPTATGFEDEAVLLVGHGSRREKSNEQVRELASALEERVGVPVDAGFLELAEPSIPDAIEGLAPAVEEISVVQLSLFAASHVKNDVPLAVNRARRDHPEVAFNVGSHLGVHPAIIDLLDDRASAVEAELGVDRTEDDVAVALCARGSSDPDANADVHKLARLLYEGREFSSVEATFVGVTEPTLDDTLHGIAKQRPDAVVALPYMLGDGVLTQRVRDWTAEFADEYPYVDAGAGDPLGTDSRLLDVLADRWQEARTGSVEMSCDTCKYKVELDGYEEDRGGARAMLRALTHQETHADREDVDDDPHVHDAPEKHVAVCTNQTCAAEGSSAVLERLRQEVRDSDEADARITRSSCLGQCGEGPMVAVYPDGVWYGGVGDDDAERIVSSHLDRDRIVSDIVDQTL
- a CDS encoding DUF3209 family protein, translated to MSCYEIEALRLGLMNVLGTEDESARQHAEKELEGHLDGPVGALADAETFSEIERHLDAALVDLEEDIARTSDDAPEYDYLRGRLVAVRDAERAVQRVTAQGESVLDGLGEAHDVLHEAFPVEDE
- a CDS encoding PQQ-binding-like beta-propeller repeat protein, yielding MSRGRTGVSVELGDCSPRGSRQQWRRSSVTEFGVEGSESAGFAVGTADGTVLALDAEGSERWRTPGDEMAVALAEFDTSLAVGTRGDRGRVRLLDSSGDEQWAYDTASDLGGSAKDTLFWYPFVVDVVAGRPDETGDSGLYAAARRYERDGDQRVWRSAVYAFGPDGEVRWRYETDASPISLSLDGSRLAVAYNRCGGDHDCGLMVLDADSGTPVADWDPGTAGERRVGDVSLSGGDLAAASHGDYRGYLLDADSGAEQWATELGVERALGDETLYAYPNHALLAGDAVVFVTGNSFPEEGREAEGRHPNEHTIAAFSREDGERLWSSSVGGFAGEVVSSGERIAVPCAQHFRDRDAEAHGLRVFDAREGLVREIRAEGIVTAAALCDGRVAFVEEPVEYHDEDEVRGTYRVRVEQI
- a CDS encoding VWA domain-containing protein codes for the protein MVELRGAKKASTLPFPAVVGQERLKRALLAVAVNDSLDGLLVRGEKGTAKSSAVRALADLLPDQRVIADCPYGCPPDDPQSQCEECRSRNDPPVETRPVPLVTLPLGATRERVVGTLSVEDALDGTAEFDPGLLARVNRGILYVDEVNLLDDHLVDVLLDAAASGVNRVERDGVSVTHPAEFTLVGTMNPEEGDLRPQLRDRFALQASVTGCDEIEDRVTVLDRALEDGGDLREEFADETGAVRDRLVGAREGLGEVVLPDEFKADIAELCRDAGVEGHRADIAVARAGRTFAALDGRGKVLESDVREAAELALPHRLKSRPFEDAPAPDEVLDDHFDGEESDREESEGEGSDADDSPERESEGDSSGSDGDSPGSDDDSPSPGDDSRRGGRSGGQSPAEVESGAGDADSDADDADSDDSATAAPLVPGQSRPGVGDAERPEIEGMEADDAGIGSSAESGPDGGTRATATPSPSGRGARVRTERAESGESVDAAASVRAAASRGADAVAEQDLRTAVREREESSLVVFAVDASVSMRSAMRTAKAVVLELLKDAYERRDEVAFVAFAGEDAEVLLPPTDSTDLAARHLKDLPVGDRTPLPAGLRTAGEVVERADSAASVVVVVTDGRANVADGSPTEETRAAARGLAEQDSHVVVVDADDGDSAGLAGVVADETDGERVPLSSLSAERVARAVERAGERDSVAPTAGGDAR